The Engystomops pustulosus chromosome 4, aEngPut4.maternal, whole genome shotgun sequence genome contains a region encoding:
- the LOC140128731 gene encoding olfactory receptor 10C1-like, whose translation MPDWYRRTEDPDHEGLQSTNNITSILLLGFPNLQNYKFLFFSLLVLLYCGTISGNLLIMVLYLVSKTLQSPMYFFITQLSIFDLLLTTDIVPVLLHTILYGGSTITLIGCITQFVFFANSVFSECLLLAFMSYDRYVAICNPLRYHSIMNHMFCVTIICIIWVMGYIGTLICVISICNLYFCGPHVIDHFYCDMEPILQLSCSDTSLIHIQSFIIGIFFAISPFTIIVTSYVYIVITILKIPSNTGRHKAFSTCSSHLIVVSIYYGTLIMVYIFPKKEQSLTIGKILSLIYTVLTPLLNPIIYTLRNRDFKEAFHRLKLIFCFD comes from the coding sequence ATGCCAGACTGGTATAGAAGAACAGAAGACCCTGACCATGAGGGCCTACAATCTACCAATAATATCACCTCCATCCTCCTACTGGGATTTCCTAATCTTCAAAATTACaaattcctcttcttctctctcCTGGTTCTTCTATACTGTGGGACGATATCAGGAAACCTTCTTATCATGGTCTTGTATCTAGTGAGTAAAACCCTCcagtcccccatgtacttcttcattacaCAACTATCGATTTTCGACCTCCTGCTGACCACAGACATTGTCCCCGTCCTTCTTCACACcatactgtatggaggaagtaCTATCACTCTCATTGGATGCATCACCCAATTTGTTTTCTTTGCTAATTCTGTGTTCTCAGAATGTCTTCTCCTTGCATTTATGTCCTATGAccggtatgtggccatctgtaaccccctccgttATCACTCTATCATGAATCATATGTTTTGTGTGACAATAATTTGTATCATTTGGGTGATGGGTTACATCGGGACCTTGATCTGTGTAATTTCTATATGTAATCTGTATTTCTGTGGCCCACATGTTATTGACCATTTCTACTGTGACATGGAACCGATCCTGCAGCTCTCCTGCTCAGATACATCCCTGATTCATATCCAAAGTTTTattattggaattttttttgcaatttcacCTTTCACAATAATAGTGACGTCCTATGTGTACATTGTCATCACCATCCTGAAGATCCCATCCAATACCGGAAGacataaagccttctccacctgtagctcccacctcattgtcgTCTCCATATATTACGGGACATTAATCATGGTTTATATCTTCCCAAAAAAAGAGCAATCACTTACTATAGGCAAAATTCTGTCCCTGATTTATACTGTGCTGACCCCACTGCTcaaccccatcatatacaccctgAGGAACAGAGACTTTAAGGAAGCTTTTCATAGGCTGAAGCTTATTTTTTGCTTTGACTGA